From Psychroflexus torquis ATCC 700755, the proteins below share one genomic window:
- a CDS encoding DUF6364 family protein, producing the protein MNTKLTLTIEREIIERAKKYAKEKNRSLSDLIENYLKILTKEEHIQKEKMLNPVVKSLKGSFKTSKKLDYKKELNNRLEEKYL; encoded by the coding sequence ATGAATACTAAATTAACATTAACAATAGAAAGGGAAATCATTGAAAGAGCAAAAAAATATGCGAAAGAAAAAAATCGTAGCCTCTCTGATTTAATTGAAAACTATCTAAAAATATTAACCAAGGAAGAACACATACAAAAAGAGAAAATGCTTAATCCAGTTGTGAAATCTCTAAAAGGATCTTTTAAAACGTCTAAAAAATTAGATTACAAAAAAGAACTTAACAATAGGTTAGAAGAAAAATATTTATAA